One genomic window of Actinoplanes lobatus includes the following:
- a CDS encoding ABC transporter substrate-binding protein: MSRFTQRMGALLAAATVAAALGACSSEAEPTASGESAAPASTTREITDASGAKVTVPSAPKNIVALAETDLDAALALGVTPIGASKSRQGDSVAGYLAPQLPNVKLVGEIVEPNIEAIATLDPKPDLILYGHFLDPDPAQIKDLNAIAPTVITSMVDSTWKDSLKGVANALNLEAKATEVLAAYDKKVTDTKAAIAANGAAKVSLVRWNPQGPSYLQKQHFSSTIVEELGLKRPDAQLTEGTGPSDPVSLEKLDVLDADYIFLGTLNNDGAAALEQAKANASWNQLGAVKANKVVAVDGVPWTSRGGPIAAGIVLDDITKTLKG; the protein is encoded by the coding sequence ATGTCCCGCTTCACCCAGCGCATGGGTGCGCTCCTGGCCGCGGCCACGGTGGCCGCCGCCCTCGGCGCCTGCTCCTCCGAGGCCGAGCCGACCGCCTCCGGCGAGAGCGCCGCCCCCGCCTCCACCACCCGCGAGATCACCGACGCCTCCGGCGCGAAGGTGACCGTCCCGTCGGCCCCGAAGAACATCGTGGCCCTCGCCGAGACCGACCTGGACGCGGCCCTCGCGCTCGGCGTCACCCCGATCGGCGCCAGCAAGTCCCGCCAGGGTGACTCGGTCGCCGGCTACCTCGCGCCGCAGCTGCCCAACGTCAAGCTGGTCGGCGAGATCGTCGAGCCGAACATCGAGGCCATCGCCACCCTGGACCCGAAGCCCGACCTGATCCTCTACGGACACTTCCTCGACCCGGACCCGGCGCAGATCAAGGACCTCAACGCGATCGCGCCAACCGTCATCACCAGCATGGTCGACAGCACCTGGAAGGACAGCCTCAAGGGCGTCGCCAACGCGCTCAACCTGGAGGCCAAGGCCACCGAGGTGCTCGCCGCCTACGACAAGAAGGTCACCGACACCAAGGCCGCCATCGCCGCGAACGGCGCCGCCAAGGTCAGCCTCGTCCGCTGGAACCCGCAGGGCCCGTCCTACCTCCAGAAGCAGCACTTCTCCAGCACCATCGTGGAGGAGCTCGGCCTCAAGCGCCCGGACGCCCAGCTCACCGAGGGCACCGGCCCGTCCGACCCGGTCAGCCTGGAGAAGCTCGACGTCCTCGACGCCGACTACATCTTCCTCGGCACCCTGAACAACGACGGCGCCGCCGCCCTCGAACAGGCCAAGGCCAACGCCTCCTGGAACCAGCTCGGCGCGGTCAAGGCGAACAAGGTCGTCGCGGTCGACGGTGTGCCGTGGACCTCGCGCGGTGGCCCGATCGCGGCGGGCATCGTCCTCGACGACATCACGAAGACCCTCAAGGGCTGA
- a CDS encoding ABC transporter substrate-binding protein yields the protein MRDHRGPWRYTDGRGITLVLPAAPRRVAVADLLATSTLAAAGIHPVAAALGPDPSRDVCFAAAGFSADGVARLDTPDDPAVRLDVLAEAQPDLVVDRHDNRYPGFPVVTLPLKERRQSLDDLLAETARLAVALGASPPATDSYQAAKLQVTESLAGRTIIFGYARGARLSILDPSRYPWLVTLRELGLKVVGDHTPDDGPHGTPVPWSAARADMILVNGEIPPGFRAHPWDDTWHAFSHRNYARLFTALTILDRTAA from the coding sequence ATGCGGGATCATCGGGGGCCGTGGCGCTACACCGACGGCCGGGGGATCACCCTCGTGTTGCCGGCGGCGCCGCGCCGGGTCGCCGTCGCCGATCTCCTGGCCACCTCCACGCTGGCCGCCGCCGGAATTCATCCGGTCGCGGCGGCGCTCGGCCCGGACCCGTCGCGTGACGTCTGCTTCGCCGCCGCCGGATTCTCGGCGGACGGTGTGGCGCGGCTCGACACCCCCGATGATCCCGCGGTCCGCCTGGACGTGCTCGCCGAGGCCCAGCCAGACCTGGTCGTCGACCGCCATGACAACCGCTACCCCGGCTTCCCGGTCGTCACACTGCCGCTCAAGGAACGTCGGCAGTCGCTCGACGACCTGCTCGCCGAAACGGCCCGGCTCGCGGTCGCCCTCGGCGCTTCGCCTCCGGCGACCGATTCCTATCAGGCCGCGAAGCTCCAGGTCACCGAGTCGCTCGCCGGACGCACGATCATTTTCGGGTACGCGCGAGGCGCGCGACTGTCGATCCTGGACCCGTCCCGCTACCCCTGGCTCGTGACGCTCCGGGAGTTGGGACTGAAGGTCGTCGGCGACCACACTCCCGACGACGGGCCGCACGGCACCCCGGTGCCGTGGTCCGCCGCACGAGCGGACATGATCCTCGTCAATGGGGAGATCCCGCCCGGCTTCCGCGCCCATCCGTGGGACGACACCTGGCACGCGTTCTCCCACCGGAACTACGCCCGCCTGTTCACCGCACTCACCATCCTGGACCGGACCGCCGCGTGA
- a CDS encoding AMP-binding protein — MTEHLRLSPAQSPLWYAQQLDPASPVYNTADYVRIEGPLDVARFEAAVRQAVGEAESLHTRYGSDDAGPWQVIDPRPFPFPVRECGEDEALAWMRADVRTSVDLAEGPLFAQALFQVGPRTWLWHQRIHHIAIDGFAFSMLARRVADLYTMGEGRPFRPFVTVLEVADAYLVSPKHPADREFWRGYLDGMPEPAALAAPAPVADHTVRAVTRIGPERAAELKGLGVGWPELFAAATAAYLHRMTGTTEAVLGLPVMGRLGTPLLRVPAIVMNIVPLRVPVRPDQTLPGLARQIAAEIRRSRPHHRYRHEQMRRDLGLVGSDRRLFGPVVNAMPFDNDLRFGTAAGTMHNISAGPVEDLALGIRDFGDGTGMSLEVDGNPARYTESGLAGHLDRLLRLLAEPETPLGRLRLGPAVVPRRPVWRDRDATPVLDRIARQVEATPDAVAVEQGGTRYTYAELWARAGAVAADLAHRGVEADSLVAVRMRREPDAVVAILGVLLAGAAYLPIDPDGPAGRNTDVLADARPLLIMEEVAGGKAVVRRNVPEDALAYVIYTSGSTGRPNGVEISRGALSHFVAAATCRYGFTDRDRVLQFAALHFDASVEEIFGTLSTGGTLVLREPEMHASAETFLRACGELRLTVLDLPTAFWHELVHALTTQDIRVPDSVRTVIIGGEAALPDRVAAWQQIAPNVQLFNTYGPTESTVVATSASIGR; from the coding sequence ATGACCGAACACCTGCGGCTGTCCCCGGCCCAGTCCCCGCTCTGGTACGCCCAGCAGCTCGACCCGGCCAGCCCGGTCTACAACACCGCCGACTACGTGCGGATCGAGGGCCCGCTCGACGTGGCGCGATTCGAGGCGGCCGTCCGGCAGGCGGTCGGCGAGGCGGAGTCGCTGCACACCCGGTACGGCTCCGACGACGCCGGCCCGTGGCAGGTGATCGACCCGCGGCCGTTCCCGTTCCCGGTCCGCGAGTGCGGCGAGGACGAGGCGCTCGCCTGGATGCGGGCGGACGTCCGTACCTCGGTGGACCTGGCCGAGGGCCCGCTGTTCGCGCAGGCGCTGTTCCAGGTCGGCCCGCGGACGTGGCTGTGGCACCAGCGGATCCACCACATCGCCATCGACGGGTTCGCGTTCTCGATGCTGGCCCGCCGGGTCGCCGACCTGTACACGATGGGGGAGGGGCGGCCGTTCCGCCCGTTCGTGACCGTTCTCGAGGTGGCCGACGCCTATCTCGTCTCCCCGAAGCACCCGGCCGACCGGGAGTTCTGGCGCGGTTACCTGGACGGGATGCCGGAGCCGGCCGCGCTGGCCGCCCCGGCGCCGGTCGCCGACCACACGGTCCGGGCGGTCACCCGGATCGGCCCCGAGCGGGCCGCCGAGTTGAAGGGCCTCGGCGTCGGCTGGCCGGAGCTGTTCGCCGCGGCCACCGCGGCCTACCTGCACCGGATGACCGGTACGACGGAGGCCGTCCTCGGCCTGCCGGTGATGGGCCGCCTCGGCACTCCGCTGCTGCGGGTCCCGGCGATCGTGATGAACATCGTGCCGCTGCGGGTGCCGGTCCGCCCCGACCAGACGCTGCCCGGCCTGGCCCGGCAGATCGCCGCCGAGATCAGACGGTCCCGGCCGCACCACCGCTACCGGCACGAGCAGATGCGGCGTGACCTGGGGCTGGTCGGCAGCGACCGGCGGCTGTTCGGGCCGGTGGTCAACGCCATGCCGTTCGACAACGACCTGCGCTTCGGCACCGCGGCCGGCACCATGCACAACATCTCGGCCGGGCCGGTCGAGGACCTGGCGCTGGGCATCCGCGACTTCGGCGACGGCACCGGGATGAGCCTGGAGGTGGACGGCAACCCGGCCCGGTACACGGAGTCCGGCCTGGCCGGTCATCTGGACCGGCTGCTGCGCCTGCTCGCCGAGCCGGAGACGCCGCTGGGCCGGCTACGGCTGGGCCCGGCGGTCGTGCCGCGCCGTCCGGTGTGGCGGGATCGCGACGCCACACCGGTTCTGGACCGGATCGCCCGGCAGGTGGAGGCGACGCCGGACGCGGTGGCGGTCGAGCAGGGCGGGACGCGCTACACGTACGCCGAATTGTGGGCGAGAGCCGGCGCCGTCGCCGCCGACCTGGCCCATCGCGGGGTGGAAGCGGACAGCCTGGTCGCGGTGCGGATGCGGCGTGAGCCGGACGCCGTCGTCGCGATCCTGGGCGTGCTGCTGGCCGGTGCGGCGTATCTGCCGATCGACCCGGACGGTCCGGCGGGACGCAACACGGATGTGCTGGCGGACGCGCGACCGCTCTTGATCATGGAGGAGGTCGCCGGCGGGAAGGCGGTGGTCCGCCGGAACGTGCCGGAGGACGCGCTCGCGTACGTGATCTACACCTCCGGGTCGACCGGCCGGCCGAATGGCGTGGAGATCAGCCGCGGGGCGCTGTCGCATTTCGTAGCGGCCGCCACCTGTCGGTACGGATTCACCGACCGTGACCGGGTGCTCCAGTTCGCGGCCCTCCACTTCGACGCCAGTGTGGAGGAGATCTTCGGCACTCTCTCGACCGGTGGGACGCTGGTGCTGCGCGAGCCCGAGATGCACGCCTCGGCCGAGACGTTCCTGCGGGCGTGCGGCGAGCTGCGACTCACCGTGCTCGACCTGCCGACCGCGTTCTGGCACGAACTGGTGCACGCCCTCACCACTCAGGACATCAGGGTCCCGGATTCGGTACGCACGGTGATCATCGGGGGTGAGGCGGCGCTGCCGGACCGGGTCGCGGCATGGCAGCAGATTGCCCCGAATGTCCAGCTCTTCAACACCTACGGGCCGACCGAATCCACTGTGGTGGCCACCTCCGCGTCGATCGGACGTTAG